A DNA window from Nitrososphaerota archaeon contains the following coding sequences:
- a CDS encoding amidohydrolase: MIIDFSSHIIPPDVGKILMKKSYYGPLDQDGSKWQFPYPPENSDPHYRLKVMERFKIDMQVLSPTSPILLGFEKEPKEAIRICKLSNDYIAKLTNKYPEKFVGCALIPLFDVESALDEVDRAIRELGFRCVTIATNQYGKGIDSAEYHPFYEKIAKYDVPVFLHPTHWESYPLVDMEYGWKCLQIFGWPFDTTQAVWRLICSGTLKKFPTLKIVTHHLGGMFPYFVRRVTIGVVAQNLQKILGESVESYFKQIYGDTALNGDSVASLMCGYAFFGPERMLFGSDYPFGPPEEFIGENIRGIEAMLIPQSEKENILGRNAEKLLKL, encoded by the coding sequence ATGATAATTGATTTTTCTTCACATATTATCCCTCCGGATGTCGGAAAAATTTTAATGAAAAAAAGTTATTACGGCCCGCTCGATCAAGATGGGTCAAAATGGCAATTCCCTTACCCGCCAGAGAATTCTGATCCCCACTATCGACTTAAGGTAATGGAGCGTTTTAAGATTGATATGCAAGTATTGAGCCCGACCTCGCCTATATTGCTAGGTTTTGAAAAGGAACCAAAGGAAGCTATTAGAATATGCAAATTATCGAACGATTATATCGCTAAGCTTACTAACAAGTATCCTGAGAAATTTGTTGGCTGCGCGTTAATACCGCTATTTGATGTCGAAAGCGCGCTGGATGAGGTAGATAGAGCGATAAGGGAACTGGGGTTTAGATGTGTGACAATAGCTACAAATCAATATGGCAAAGGCATAGACTCTGCAGAATATCATCCCTTCTACGAGAAGATTGCTAAATACGATGTACCAGTTTTTCTTCATCCAACCCATTGGGAGAGCTATCCTTTAGTTGATATGGAATATGGTTGGAAGTGTTTACAGATCTTTGGCTGGCCTTTTGATACCACACAAGCCGTGTGGCGATTGATATGTAGCGGCACTCTAAAAAAGTTTCCAACTTTAAAGATAGTTACTCATCACCTAGGAGGGATGTTTCCCTACTTTGTTCGGAGAGTAACCATTGGTGTGGTAGCTCAAAATCTGCAGAAAATTTTAGGCGAGTCGGTTGAAAGTTACTTCAAGCAGATATATGGGGATACCGCTTTAAATGGTGATTCGGTTGCTAGTCTTATGTGCGGTTATGCTTTCTTTGGTCCGGAGAGGATGCTCTTCGGATCAGATTATCCTTTTGGACCGCCTGAGGAGTTCATAGGCGAAAACATAAGAGGGATAGAGGCTATGCTAATACCTCAGTCTGAGAAAGAAAATATTCTAGGCAGAAACGCGGAAAAATTACTTAAACTCTAA
- a CDS encoding FAD-binding protein, giving the protein MAGIRAAELGAKTVIADKANPLRSGAGATGNDHFQCYIPEVHGEDIEPIIEEHLTSLTGGWWYDVDLVYTFYRNSFEIVQKWESYGIPMRPHGYWEFTGHALPKRPRIFLKYAGAEQKPTLVKVAREKGVHILSKTPIIDLITKNWRVIGAIGLDVSKDDPVMKIFRAKSVVLCTGSTTRLYPSITPGWPFNTAWCPSNTGAGIAMAYRSGAKLVNMEVPYTHAGPKYLERCGKATWIGVLTDLFGNRISPWVTKPTKELGDIAADIWHDVFNYMMQSGKSPVYMDCSETSEEDLEYMIWGLKNEGNTALLDYLKDEGIDFKRYRYEFTRYEPMLIGRGVEINVRGETSLEGLYAAGDLVGNFRADIAGAAVFGWIAGGSAAQNAKRISLFENVEESPLIKERKEFCSTLLNRSRGASWKEFNLALQQIMNDYVGIRIRSATLVKAALKYLAILKRKACNSLKVENSHELMRTLEVFDLLEVGEVIALAILQRDETRPPHIRLDCPWTNPLYNNLLLTVRKVEDKTEFEWRKRKTSIS; this is encoded by the coding sequence ATGGCCGGAATAAGGGCTGCGGAACTAGGTGCGAAAACGGTGATAGCGGACAAAGCGAACCCTCTGCGCAGCGGAGCAGGAGCGACAGGCAACGATCACTTCCAGTGTTACATACCCGAAGTGCACGGTGAAGACATAGAACCAATAATCGAGGAACATCTAACATCTCTAACAGGAGGATGGTGGTACGATGTAGATCTAGTTTATACATTTTATAGGAACTCCTTTGAGATAGTTCAGAAGTGGGAATCGTATGGTATCCCCATGAGACCACACGGTTACTGGGAGTTCACAGGCCACGCACTCCCAAAGAGACCACGCATCTTCCTAAAGTATGCGGGAGCCGAACAAAAACCAACACTAGTTAAGGTTGCGAGGGAAAAAGGGGTTCATATTCTAAGTAAAACACCGATTATAGATTTAATCACTAAAAATTGGAGAGTTATCGGGGCGATCGGCTTAGATGTCTCAAAAGACGACCCCGTGATGAAGATATTTAGGGCGAAGAGCGTGGTTTTATGCACAGGCTCTACGACCAGATTATATCCTTCTATCACACCAGGCTGGCCCTTCAACACCGCTTGGTGCCCAAGTAACACTGGCGCAGGTATAGCCATGGCGTATAGAAGTGGTGCTAAGCTGGTCAACATGGAGGTCCCATATACGCACGCGGGTCCAAAATATTTGGAGAGGTGTGGTAAAGCTACTTGGATAGGCGTATTAACAGACCTCTTTGGTAATCGAATCAGCCCCTGGGTTACCAAACCTACCAAAGAACTTGGAGACATCGCTGCAGACATATGGCACGATGTGTTCAACTACATGATGCAATCCGGCAAAAGCCCCGTTTACATGGATTGCAGTGAAACAAGCGAAGAAGATTTAGAGTATATGATATGGGGGTTAAAGAACGAAGGCAATACAGCACTCCTTGATTATCTTAAAGACGAAGGGATAGATTTCAAGCGATACCGCTACGAGTTTACTAGATACGAACCTATGCTCATCGGAAGAGGAGTAGAAATTAACGTAAGAGGGGAGACAAGCCTAGAAGGACTCTATGCAGCAGGAGATCTTGTAGGGAATTTTAGAGCAGACATAGCTGGGGCTGCAGTTTTTGGGTGGATAGCAGGTGGCAGTGCAGCTCAAAACGCTAAAAGGATATCATTATTTGAAAATGTTGAAGAAAGTCCTTTAATAAAAGAGAGGAAGGAGTTCTGTTCAACTCTGCTGAACAGAAGTAGGGGAGCGAGCTGGAAGGAGTTTAACTTAGCACTTCAACAAATCATGAATGATTACGTCGGTATTAGAATTCGTTCCGCAACATTAGTTAAAGCGGCTCTGAAATATTTGGCGATTTTGAAAAGGAAAGCTTGCAATAGTCTTAAAGTCGAGAACTCTCACGAGCTGATGAGGACATTAGAAGTCTTTGACTTACTGGAGGTAGGTGAGGTGATAGCGCTAGCGATTCTTCAGAGGGATGAAACCAGACCACCACACATCAGACTAGACTGCCCCTGGACCAACCCACTTTACAACAACCTCCTACTAACTGTAAGAAAGGTTGAGGACAAAACAGAATTCGAGTGGCGAAAAAGAAAAACAAGCATAAGCTAA
- a CDS encoding ferredoxin family protein — translation MPPVIDLEKCNGCATCAEICPLDVIRIKDGFPEVAYPEECWHCNACKLDCPMGAIELRFPLPLMLLYVEAKKEE, via the coding sequence ATGCCACCAGTTATTGATTTGGAAAAATGTAATGGTTGTGCTACCTGTGCTGAAATCTGTCCTCTTGATGTTATAAGAATAAAGGATGGCTTTCCAGAAGTTGCGTACCCTGAGGAATGTTGGCATTGTAATGCGTGTAAGCTGGATTGTCCAATGGGTGCCATAGAGCTGCGTTTCCCCCTACCGCTTATGCTGCTTTATGTTGAGGCTAAGAAGGAGGAATAG
- a CDS encoding 30S ribosomal protein S15, with product MARIHSHRRGKSHSTRPTSKRAPSWVTHSPEEVEALIVKLAKSGLKPSEIGVRLRDEYGIPLVKPILGKSVTDVLRENNLLGDLPEDLERLLARAKRLQEHLAVHRSDRKNVRSLELLEAKIHRLSKYYKRIGRLPQDWKYSAVVAQLA from the coding sequence TTGGCGAGGATACATTCGCATAGAAGAGGTAAGTCGCATTCAACTAGGCCGACTTCGAAGAGGGCTCCTAGCTGGGTTACTCATAGCCCTGAGGAGGTTGAGGCTTTGATTGTGAAGTTGGCTAAAAGCGGTTTAAAGCCTTCTGAGATCGGTGTTAGGCTTAGGGATGAGTATGGTATACCTCTTGTTAAACCTATTTTAGGGAAATCGGTAACTGATGTGTTGAGGGAGAATAATCTGCTAGGCGATCTCCCGGAGGATCTGGAGCGTTTGCTTGCGCGGGCTAAGCGGCTTCAGGAGCATCTTGCGGTTCACAGAAGTGATAGGAAGAATGTGCGTTCGCTTGAGTTGCTTGAGGCTAAGATACATAGGCTCTCGAAGTACTATAAGAGGATTGGGCGTCTTCCTCAAGATTGGAAGTATTCTGCTGTAGTGGCTCAGTTGGCGTGA